CACCGACGGTCAAATGATGACATCCTTGAGTCAAATTCGGGCGTTGCCAGATCAGACCCGAATTTGGTGCGCCCACGAGTACACCTTAAATAACCTCAAGTTTGCCCTCACCGTGGATGGTAATAACCTGGATCTCCAGACTCGATGGGCACAAACGCAACAGCTACGCGATCGCGGAGAAGCGACGATTCCCTCCAG
This genomic window from Neosynechococcus sphagnicola sy1 contains:
- a CDS encoding hydroxyacylglutathione hydrolase C-terminal domain-containing protein, with amino-acid sequence MTSLSQIRALPDQTRIWCAHEYTLNNLKFALTVDGNNLDLQTRWAQTQQLRDRGEATIPSSLGVRSRPTHFCAGINLPYNRSRKP